AGGATGGTTTAATCCACGGTGACCATGGTGCATTTTATAGGTATTAATACCGCTTGAAAGAGCAAGCAGCTGATGTCCAAGGCAAATACCGAACAATGGCTTTCCTGTTTTCACCATTTCGTCAACCGTCTTAATTGCGTACGGCATCGCTGATGGATCACCAGGTCCGTTTGAGATAAAAAATCCATCCGGCTTCCAGCTCATTACTTCTTCAAAAGATGTTTGTGCAGGGAAAACCTTGCAGTAACATCCGCGTTTTGTAAGATTATTCAGGATGCTTTTCTTGATACCATAATCCATTACAGCGATTCTCCACTTGCTTCCTTCTTCTGTACCCATGAAATAAGGTACATCCGTAGTAACCTGAGAAGATAATTCCAATCCATCCATGGAAGGAATTTTATGCAATTCATCCATCAATTCTTTTTCATCCAGAATCTGTGATGAAATAATGGCGTTCATTACTCCTCTTTCACGAACATGGCGAACGATGTGTCTTGTGTCAACATTACTAACCCCAACAATTTTCGCCCTTTCAAAATACTCCTGAAGAGAATAATCAGCCGTGTCCCGTGAATAAATCGTTGAGAAAGTATTACAAACCATCCCTTTGATTTTCACTGAACTTGATTCTTCCTCATCTTCCAGCTGAACACCATAGTTCCCGATATGAGAATTGGTGTTAACTATGATTTGTCCAAAATAGGAAGGGTCTGTATAAATTTCCTGATACCCCGTCATTCCCGTGTTAAAGCAGATCTCGCCACCGGTTGTGCCGTCTATCCCTAAAGCTAACCCTCTATATGCTGTTCCGTCTTCCAGCAGTAATAAAGCCTCTTTCTTTTGATTCATATATGGTTAAATCGATTTGCTAATTGTAACACTCCTACGGTTAAAGCAGTTCAATTTTTTGAACCGTACGAGATGAGCACCATCTTGCTATTGAATTTGGCGCTGCAAAAGTATATATTTTTAGTCAAAAAAAAGGGTTAAACGAAAACGTTTAACCCTTTTAATTAATATTTATCAGATGCTTTGCACTATATTATTCGCTTTTTGCATCTTCTTGAGATTCATCAGACTCAGCTTTTGGAGCTTCTGGTGCTTCGTCTTCAGCTACGATCGGGAAATCAGCTTTCGGTGCAGCTGGTGCTGCTTCTGCTGCTGGTGTTTCTGATCCGCCTTCTTTCTTACCACCACGACGGCTACGACGAGTCTTCACAGGTTTGTCTGCGTTAGCAAGTAGTAATGCATCGTTGAAGTCTACAAGTTCCATAAGAGCTACCTCAGCAGCATCACCCAAACGGTTTCCCAATTTGATGATACGTGTGTAACCACCTGGACGATCTGCAATTTTATCAGAAACAGTTCCAAAAAGTTCTTTAACTGATTCTTTGTCGTTCAAATAACCAAAAGCGATACGACGATTGTGTGTAGTATCTTCTTTTGCACGAGTCAACAAAGGCTCAACAAACTTTTTAAGTTCTTTCGCTTTTGCAAGCGTTGTTTCAATTCTTTTGTGTAAAATCAAAGAAGAAGCCATATTCGAAAGCATAGCTTTACGGTGAGAATGTGTTCTTCCTAAGTGATTTACTTTGTTTCCGTGTCTCATTTTTGTTTTGTTTAGTTGCTTCGAGCTGCGCAGACTCTACGCGCTACAGAATACATACTTATTATGGAATACTTAAATTATTCTTCGTCCAAACGATATTTGGCGACATCCATTCCAAATACGAGTTGTTTATCAGCAACAAGTTGCTCCAACTCAGTCAGAGATTTTTTACCGAAGTTACGGAACTTCATCATGTCCGAAATTTCAAGTCTTACTAAATCGCCTAGAGATTTCACGTCAGCAGATTTCAAACAGTTGTAAGCACGAACTGAAAGATCCAACTCTGAAAGTGAAGTTTTAAGCAATTTCCTCATACGCAACATTTCTTCATCAACCTGATTATCTTCTTCAGCTTTCTGTTTCTCAAACGTCATAGTCTGATCAGAGAATAGCATGAAGTGTTGAATCAAAATATTCGCAGCTCCTTTAAGAGCATCTTCAGGGTGGATTGACCCGTCAGTTTGAATATCAATTAAAAGACGTTCGTAATCGGTACGTTGTTCAACACGCGTATTTTCAACGCTGTATTTTACATTTTTGATCGGCGTATAGATCGAGTCCATTGCGATGTATCCGAAAGGCAATTCATTTGCTCTTGGCTCATCAGCAGGAACGTATCCTCTTCCTTTATCCAACAAAAGTTCCATTTCGAACTCCTTGTTGTCGTCAATGTGACAAATTACTTGATCAGGATTTAAAACTTCGAAAGCGCTTGTAAACTTGCTGATGTCACCGGCAGTGATTACCGAAACATTTTTAAGGTTAACAACAATTCTGCTCTCATTTAAATCCGATACTTTTTTAAATCGAACCATTTTAAGGTTCAGGATGATTTCTGTTACATCCTCAACAATACCTTCAATGGACGAAAATTCATGAAGAACACCAGGGAACTTCACGCTCGTGATGGCATAGCCTTCCAAAGATGAAAGAAGAATCCTGCGTAATGCATTACCGATTGTTACGCCATACCCTTTCTCTAAAGGCTTAAATTCAAACAACCCGTGAAAGTCGTCTGCTTTTTCCATGACGACCTTATCAGGCATTTGGAAAGCTAATATTGACATAGTCCTTGCTCCTTTTATAGTAGTAAATGATAGTTGATCACGCTACCGTTACCTTTGCGATCGCAAATATTGCCGTTTTTCGGCTACAAGCACGCTCCAAAAATGAAGCGTGCTCATAAAATTTTGAAGATTATTTATTATTTCGAGTACAACTCAACGATAAGTTGCTCGTTGATATTTTCAGGAATCTGTTCGCGGTCAGGGAAAGTTATAAACTTACCTGAAAGCTCCTGTCCATTCCATTCCAACCAGTTAAAACCTTTAGAACTGTGGCCAGCCAAGCTATCCGAAACAGCTTCGAGAGATTTAGATTTTTCACGCACTGTAACAGTTTGTCCAGGACGTAAAGAATACGAAGGTATATTAACTAGTTCTCCATCAACAAGAATGTGCTTGTGAGAGACTAACTGACGAGCTGCACGTCTTGTAGGAGCGATACCTAAACGATAAACTGTGTTATCAAGACGAGCTTCGCAGAAACGAAGTAAGTTTTCACCAGTAAGACCTTCTTTTACAGACGCTTTTTCGAATAGATTACGAAACTGTCTTTCAAGAATACCGTAGATAAACTTAACTTTTTGCTTTTCCATTAATTGTAAAGCGTATTCCGATTTTTTGGAACGACGACCCTTTCCGTGTACTCCGGGAGGGTAATTTTTCTTTGCAAGTGCTTTGCTAGGGCCTAAAATTGGTTCTCCGTAGCGTCTTGCAATCTTTGATTTGGGACCTGTGTAACGAGCCATTTGATACTAATTGTTTGTAATGTTAATGATAACCATTCTGTAACCCCAGTGTCCAAATTACGAATGAAGGAATCATTGGATAAAAAATAAACTAAACTCTTCTTCTTTTCGGAGGACGACATCCGTTGTGAGGAAGTGGAGTAATATCACGGATTGTGGTTACTTCAATTCCTGCATTTTGAATCGTACGAATTGCCGACTCACGACCTGAACCAGGTCCTTTAACAAAAATTTCAGCTTTACGCATTCCAAGGTCAAACGCTACCTGAGCACAGTTTTGTGCCGCAGTCTGAGCTGCGTAAGGTGTGTTTTTCTTAGAACCACGGAATCCCATTTTACCAGCCGAAGCCCATGAGATCACCTGTCCATTGCTGTTAGTGATAGAGATGATGATGTTGTTGAAAGAAGCTCTGATGTGTACCTGACCCACCGACTCTACTACAACAACTCTCTTCTTTGCCTTGTCTTTTCTTTTATTTTGTGCCATTGCTTATGGAATAAGATGTAGCTGTGATGCCACACTCATTGTTTATTTAGTAGCCTTTTTCTTGTTCGCGATTGTCTTGCGTTTACCCTTACGAGTACGAGAGTTATTCTTGGTTCTCTGTCCGCGCAATGGCAATCCCTTACGATGACGAAGGCCACGGTAACAAGCAATATCCATTAAGCGTTTGATACTCAATTGAACCTCCGACTTTAGTGCTCCCTCAACTTTATATTCGCCTGAAATAACAGAACGAATAGCCCCTGACTCTTCATCTGTCCAGTCAAGTACCTTTTTATCCAGATCCACACCTGCTTTGTCCAGAATTTTCTTCGCAGTACTGCGACCAATTCCAAAAATGTAAGTTAAGGCAATTTCGCCTCTTTTACGGTCGGGGATATCAACTCCTGAAATACGTGCCATAATTTATTAACCTTGTCTTTGTTTATACCGTGGGTTCTTCTTATTTATTACGTAGACCTTACCCTTCCGGCGTATGACTTTGCAGTCTACACTGCGCTTTTTAACTGATGCTTTAACTTTCATCTTACTTACAATAGTTATTTCCTAAACTAATCTATTCAAACTCTTAGCTTATTTGTATCGGTATACAATTCTCGCTTTCGATAAGTCGTATGGAGACATTTCAAGCTTTACACGGTCACCAGGTAAAATTTTAATATAGTGCATCCTCATTTTACCTGAAATGTGTGCTATTACCTCGTGCTTATTTTCCAATACTACACGAAACATTGCATTCGAGAGCGCTTCTAAAATTACTCCGTCTTGTTCAATTGATGCTTGTTTTGCCATTCGTAGCTTTTATTACTTTACTTCAACCATTAGGCTGGTATTCGCCGTGACTTGTTCTATATAATCAAAAGTGGTAAGAATTTCAGCTTTTCCCTTACGCACCACAACAGTATGTTCAAAATGAGCTGAGTATTTGCGATCCGTTGTTCTGATTGTCCAGCCATCTCTTTCCTGCATAACTGACTTAGTTCCTAAGTTAATCATCGGTTCAATTGCAAGGACCATTCCTTCTTTCAAACGTAATCCTTTTCCTCTTTTTCCGTAATTTGGAACTTCCGGACCTTCATGTAGTTCTCTTCCTACACCATGGCCAACAAGTTCGCGAACAACGGTGTATCCTCTTTCTTCGCAATAATGCTGTACCGCAAATCCGATATCGCCTATTCTTAATCCGTCAACTGCTTGCTCAATTCCCTTGTAAAGAGATTTTTTGGTTGCAGTTAAAAGATCCATTACCTCTTTTGATACTTCACCCACAGGATATGTATAAGCACTGTCGCTGTGGAATCCATTTAACTTAACACCGCAATCAATTGAAACAATGTCTCCGTCTTTTAGTTCATAATTCCCGGGAATTCCGTGAACCACTACTTCATTAACAGACATACAAAGTGAAGCAGGGAAATTGTTGAAGCCTTTAAATGAAGGGATTCCTCCGTAGCTTCTGATATAATCCTCAGCGATTGTGTCCAGTTTTTTAGTCGTGATACCTGGTTTGATCCATTGTGCCACTTCGGCATGAGCCTTTCCTAAAACCTGAGCACTTTCTTTAATGAGGTTTATCTCCTCCTCTGTTTTCAAATAGATCATTCCAAATCAGATAGCGACACTTTCAGTCCTACCTTTTACACGTCCGGATTTCATAAGACCTTCATATCTCCGCATTAGAAGATAACTTTCAACTTGCTGCAAGGTATCCAAAACAACACCTACCATAATAAGTAAAGATGTTCCTCCGAAGAAATGCGCAAAGTCTGTGGATACACCCGCCAGGCTAGCAAAAGCTGGTAAAGTAGCTACAATAGCTAACATAAGTGAGCCAGGGAAAGTAATACGATCCAGTACAGAACTGATGTATTCAGAAGTTTGCTGTCCTGGTTTAACGCCAGGGATAAAACCGCCTCCTCTTTTCATATCATCTGCAATTTGCTGCGGATTAACCGAGATTGCAGTGTAGAAAAAAGTAAATACGATGATAAGAAACGCAAACAACAAATTGTATTGCCAGGTTGTATAGTTTGCGAAAATTGTGGCAACGTTACTGGCGAAGTCACTTTTCTCAGCAAAATATGATGCTCCAAGTGAAGGAATGAACATTAACGCCTGAGCGAAAATAATTGGCATTACACCAGCTGCATTCAATTTCAATGGAAGGTATTGACGTTGGCCACCCATAACCCGGTTACCAACTACCTGTTTTGCATATTGTATAGGTATACGGCGTACTGCTTGCGTTAACATAACAGCTCCCATAATAACGAAATACAAGGCTACAATTTCTAATACAAAAAGCAAGATTTGTCCACTTCCTCTTGAAGAAAATTCTTTAAGGATTGCACCCGGAAAACGGGAAACAATACCAATCATAATCAACATAGAGATACCATTTCCTACACCTTTATCTGTAATACGCTCTCCCAACCACATACAGAACATTGTTCCGGCTGCAAGAACAAAAACAGAAGATACAGAAAACAAGCTGCGCGAAACCAATAAAGCTTCGTCAGGAACAGTAGTATTTAAGTATGCTGTTCCTTGAACTAATGTCACAACAATCGTAAGGACTCTTGTAATCTGATTTAACTTCTTGCGCCCAGACTCTCCTTCTTTCTGCATCTTCTGGAAATATGGCAATGCCATAGTCAACAGCTGAATTGCAATGGAAGCAGAGATGTAAGGCATAATACCCAAAGCAAAGATGGACGCTTTACTAAAAGCTCCACCTAAGAAGGTATCAAGAAGACCTAATAAACCCTGTGATGAAAAATTCATCTGATCCGGTTCTACACCAGGCAAAGCTACATAAGACCCTAAACGGAATATTGTTATAAACAAAAGAGTGTTGAGAATTCTGGTTCTCAACTCCTCAATCGAAAATATATGTTTTATCGTCTCAAAAAATCGTTTCATGTTATGGGGCTTACATTATCTGTTCGATAATCAAACATACACGGTTTAGAACTGAACCAACAAGGTTACAATGTAACTGCTTTACCACCTGCTTTTTCAATCGCTTCGATAGCCGATGCAGAAAAACCGTTTGCCTGAATTTCAACAGCAGATGTAATTTCCCCGCGGTTAAGGATTTTAACAAGGTCTTTTTTCGCGCAAAGTCCGTTTTCACGAATCAATTCAAGCGTAATAACAGTAGCGTTTGTTTTTTCAACAAGAGCTTGTATTGCATCAAGATTCAATGCTTTATACTCAACTCTGTTGATGTTGTTAAACCCGAATTTAGGCAAACGACGTTGAAGAGGCATCTGACCACCTTCAAAACCTACCTTACGGCTATAACCTGAACGAGACTGAGCTCCTTTATGTCCACGTGCAGAAGTTCCGCCTAATCCGGATCCCTGACCACGTCCGACACGTTTTCCGATCTTAACGGATCCAGCTGCCGGTTTTAATGAACTAAGATTCATACTTTTCGTATTTATTAAATTTCTTCTACTGTAACCAAGTGACTCACCTTACGGATCATACCCGCGATGGCGTCGGTATTTTCCTGCTCAACCGAACGGTTGATCTTACCCAAGCCTAACGCTTTGATAGTCAACTTTTGTCTCTCAGGACGGTCGATAACACTTTTAACTTGTGTAATACGTACTTTTGACATAATTACTCTCAGATAAAGGATAATCCCCTGTAAGGATTATCCGTTGAATACTTTGTCCAATTTAACTCCACGTTGGAAAGCAACCTGATGAGGAGCTCTCATTTTCAAAAGAGCGTCAATTGTAGCTTTAATAACGTTGTGCGGATTCGAAGAACCTTTTGACTTAGCAAGTACGTCTTTGATACCGGCACTTTCAAGAACGGCGCGCATAGGACCACCTGCAAGTACTCCTGTACCAGGAGCTGCTGGTTTGATCAAAACAAATCCACCGCTGAATTTACCTTCCATCGCATGAGGAACAGTGTTTTTCAACATAGGAATTTGAATCAAATTCTTTTTAGCATCGTCAATTCCTTTGGCAATAGCATCTGTTACTTCATTTGCTTTACCTAGTCCATGACCTACCACACCTTTTCCGTCACCCACAACCACGATGGCAGAGAAACTAAAACGACGACCGCCTTTTACTACTTTTGCTACCCGATTGATCGCTACAACGCGTTCTTTCAGATCCGATTCGTTAACCTTTGAAGGTTTTGTATTTGTAGACATAGTCTTTGCTTATTCTTAGAATTTCAGGCCACCCTCGCGAGCTCCTTCGGCCAATGCTTTAACTTTACCATGGTACAAATATCCGTTACGGTCAAATACTACCGCAAGAATACCTGCTGCCTGCGCCTTTTCGGCAATCTTCTTTCCAACTGCAAGAGCTGCCTCTACGTTAGAACTTTCTTTTCTCTCACCAAGGTCAAGTGTCGAAGCACTTACCAGGGTTATTCCTTGAACATCATCAATGATTTGAGCATAGATGCTAGTGTTTGAACGGAAAACCGAAAGACGGGGACGTTCAGCACTACCTTTCACTTTCTTACGTATGTGATATTTAAGGCGTTGTCTTCTATCTACTTTTGAGGTAGCCATTTTAAATCTTATCTAAACTTAGTTAACAAAATCATCCTGTGGCTACGCACTATTTCTTAGCAGACTTACCAGCTTTGCGGCGAACAATTTCACCAACAAAACGAATACCCTTACCTTTATAAGGTTCCACTTTACGTAGAGACTTAATTTTAGCAGCGACAGAACCTATCAATTCTTTGTCAATACCTTCCAAAATTACTTTTGGATTCTGACCTTTTTCAGAAGTGGTTGTAAGTTTTAGTTCTTCAGGGATCGACATAAAGATATTATGTGAGTATCCCAATTGTAATTCTAAAACATTACCAACGGCACTGGCTTTGTAACCAACACCGATGATTTCCATTTCCTTTTTGTACCCCGATGCAACACCAATTACCATGTTGTTGATCAATGAACGGTACAATCCGTGCAACGCTTTGTGGCGTTTTTGTTCGCTAGGACGCTTAACTTTCAGTTCGTTTCCTTCGATCTCGATTGCGATATCGGTGTCAACAGATTGAGTAAGTGTTCCTTTTGGACCCTTAACTGATACCAGGTTGTCGTCCGATACTGAGATCGTTACGCCTGCTGGTATAGTGATTAATTTATTTCCTATTCGTGACATTTCCTGAATAACTTTAAAATATTAGTACACGAAACATAACACCTCTCCACCTACATTCAGTGTTTTGGCTTCCTTATCTGTCATAACACCTTTCGATGTAGAGATAATTACAGTTCCAAGACCACCCAAAACGCGAGGTAGTGTAGATGTCCCGGAGTACTTGCGTAACCCTGGCTTACTAACACGCTGCAATTTCACAATTGCATTTTGTTTCGTAACAGGATTGTATTTCAAGGCTATCTTGATTACACCCTGAGGGCCGACTTCGTCAAATTTATAACTCTGGATATACCCTTTATCAAAAAGTACCTTCGTTATTTCTTTTTTTATGTTGGATGCAGGTATCTCAACAACCCTGTGCTTCGCTTTGATGGCGTTTCTGAGTCTCGTCAGATAATCTGCTATGGGATCCGTTAACATTTTTTATGCCTAGTTTAAACACTCCCTTAAAACGGGAGTGCAAAGTTAAGTAATTGAAATCAGAATTGAAAGTATTCCTACCAACTTGATTTTGTAACACCCGGAATTTTACCATCTGAGGCCATTTCCCGGAACAGAACTCTTGAGATTCCGAATTTGCGCATATATCCACGAGGTCTTCCTGTGATTTTGCAACGATTGTGCAGACGTACAGGCGATGAGTTACGGGGTAATTTATCTAGGCCAACCCAATCCTCAGCAGCCTTTAATGTTTTACGCTTTTCAGCATAACGAGCTACTAAAGCTTGTCTTTTTCTTTCCCGTGCTTTTACTGATTCTTTTGCCATTGTCGGTAAATATCTTAGTCTTAAGAATTATCCTTGTTTGTTCGCATTAGTGAAAGGCATACCAAGTGCTTTCAACAATTCGTAACTTTCTTCGTCAGAATTAGTTGAAGTAACAAATGTGATATCCATACCTGTAATCTTGTTTACCTTTTCGATAGAGATTTCAGGGAAGATGATTTGTTCTTTCACACCAAAAGTATAATTTCCACGACCGTCAAATCCTTTGTCGCTGATACCTTTGAAGTCACGTACACGTGGCATTGCAATAGCAGTCAAACGGTCAAGGAATTCGTACATACGATCTCCGCGTAGTGTTACTTTTGCTCCAATCGGCATGTTTTCACGCAACTTAAAGTTGGAAACCGCCTTTTTAGAAATGGTAGCAATTGCTTTTTGTCCTGTAATAAGTCCTAGTTCTTCAACTCCTGTATCAACCAATTTCTTGTCAGATACGGCTGCGCCGATACCTTTGTTGATAACAATTTTAGTCAAACGAGGTACTTGCATTACAGACTTGTACTCGAACTTTTCTCTCAGTTGCGAAACTATTTCGCTAACGTACTTTTCTTTTAATCTTGGCTGTGCCATTTTTCTGAGTTAATTATGTGGATTGCCGACCCACGCGCTTCGTATATAAAACTAACAACTGGTCCTGAAACCGGGAGACTTATAAAAAGTCTCCTGATTTTTTGGAGAACCGCTGTAACTTTCCTTTATCGTTTGCTTTACGCCCTGTACGAGTCGCTTCGCCAGTCTTTGGATCGATCACCATCAGGTTGCTGATATGTATAGCACCTTCACGTTTTTCGATACTTCCCTGTGGGTTTTGTGCATTTGGTTTTACGTGTTTCGTAATCAAATTAACACCTTCCACAGTTGCTCTTGATTTCTCAACAAGCACAGTTTTAATAACCCCTGTTTCACCTTTCGCGTTTCCGGAAATTACCTTTACAGTATCTCCTTTGCGGATGTGCAATTTTGCGGGTACGTTTTTATTTTTGCTTTCCATTTGAGGTATTCTCTAATCGGTTCTGAAGAAATACTTTTGTTTTTATTTCTTACAACACTTCCGGTGCCAGGGAAACAATCTTCATAAATTGTTTTTCACGCAATTCACGCGCTACTGGACCGAAGATACGTGAGCCACGTGGTTCGTCGTTGTTGTTAAGTAAAACGGCTGCATTATCCTCAAAGCGAATGTATGTACCATCCTTGCGGCGTACTTCCTTTTTAGTCCGTACAACCACGGCTTTTGAAACCGTTCCTTTTTTCATGCTGCTCGATGAAAGAGCAGACTTTACTGTTACGACGATCTTATCGCCTACTGAAGCATAGCGTTTGCCAGTTCCGCCAAGTACACGAATTACGAGTACTTCCTTCGCTCCACTGTTGTCTGCTACCGACAGTCTTGATTCTTGCTGTACCATTTGTTACTTAGCTTTTTCAAGGATTTCAATTAATCTCCAACGCTTATTCTTACTAAGCGGACGGGTTTCCATAACTTTGATCGTATCACCGATACCAACCTGGTTATTTTCGTCATGCACCATCAATTTGGTAGTTTTAGTCATAAACTTACCGTATTTTTCGTGCTTAACTTTACGTTCAACAGTGATCACGCAGGATTTCTCCATTTTGTTGCTCACTACTTTACCGACTCTTTCTTTCCGTAAATTTCTTTCTGTTGCCTCCATAATATCTTAAACTGATTTACTGTTGGTTAGTTTTAGCCGACAGTTCGGTCAATAGTTTTGCAATTTCCTTACGCGAGGCGCGAATACGCAAAGGGTTTTCGATCGGTGAAATAGCGTGCGCGAATTTCAATCGAAGTAAGCGCTCTCTTTCTTGTGCGATCTGTTCTTTCAGCTGATCCTGCGACAGGTCTTGTATTTCTTTACTAGTCATTGCTTTTAATAATTAGCGTTCTTAGATGACGTTCGGGGTTGGTCTATTCTTGATAATCCCGACGTACCACGAACTTTGTTTTAATTGGCAACTTTTGTGCAGCCAAACGCAATGCTTCGTTGGCAGTTTCCAGTGGAACACCGGTTGCTTCGAAGATGATTGTTCCCGGCTTGATTGGTGCTACCCAATACTCAGGAGCTCCTTTACCTTTACCCATACGAACCTCTGCAGGTTTCTTTGTAATAGGTTTGTCAGGGAACACACGAATCCACACCTGGCCTTCACGTTTCATAGCACGTGTAACTGAAATACGCGCTGCTTCTATTTGACGTGCTGTTAGCCAGCCTGGCT
The sequence above is drawn from the Dyadobacter subterraneus genome and encodes:
- the carA gene encoding glutamine-hydrolyzing carbamoyl-phosphate synthase small subunit gives rise to the protein MNQKKEALLLLEDGTAYRGLALGIDGTTGGEICFNTGMTGYQEIYTDPSYFGQIIVNTNSHIGNYGVQLEDEEESSSVKIKGMVCNTFSTIYSRDTADYSLQEYFERAKIVGVSNVDTRHIVRHVRERGVMNAIISSQILDEKELMDELHKIPSMDGLELSSQVTTDVPYFMGTEEGSKWRIAVMDYGIKKSILNNLTKRGCYCKVFPAQTSFEEVMSWKPDGFFISNGPGDPSAMPYAIKTVDEMVKTGKPLFGICLGHQLLALSSGINTYKMHHGHRGLNHPVKNLITGLCEITSQNHGFAVNPDEIQSHPDVEITHVNLNDKTIEGIRRKDYPAFSVQYHPEASPGPHDSRYLFDEFAKLLSAV
- the rplQ gene encoding 50S ribosomal protein L17, whose protein sequence is MRHGNKVNHLGRTHSHRKAMLSNMASSLILHKRIETTLAKAKELKKFVEPLLTRAKEDTTHNRRIAFGYLNDKESVKELFGTVSDKIADRPGGYTRIIKLGNRLGDAAEVALMELVDFNDALLLANADKPVKTRRSRRGGKKEGGSETPAAEAAPAAPKADFPIVAEDEAPEAPKAESDESQEDAKSE
- a CDS encoding DNA-directed RNA polymerase subunit alpha, producing MSILAFQMPDKVVMEKADDFHGLFEFKPLEKGYGVTIGNALRRILLSSLEGYAITSVKFPGVLHEFSSIEGIVEDVTEIILNLKMVRFKKVSDLNESRIVVNLKNVSVITAGDISKFTSAFEVLNPDQVICHIDDNKEFEMELLLDKGRGYVPADEPRANELPFGYIAMDSIYTPIKNVKYSVENTRVEQRTDYERLLIDIQTDGSIHPEDALKGAANILIQHFMLFSDQTMTFEKQKAEEDNQVDEEMLRMRKLLKTSLSELDLSVRAYNCLKSADVKSLGDLVRLEISDMMKFRNFGKKSLTELEQLVADKQLVFGMDVAKYRLDEE
- the rpsD gene encoding 30S ribosomal protein S4, which encodes MARYTGPKSKIARRYGEPILGPSKALAKKNYPPGVHGKGRRSKKSEYALQLMEKQKVKFIYGILERQFRNLFEKASVKEGLTGENLLRFCEARLDNTVYRLGIAPTRRAARQLVSHKHILVDGELVNIPSYSLRPGQTVTVREKSKSLEAVSDSLAGHSSKGFNWLEWNGQELSGKFITFPDREQIPENINEQLIVELYSK
- the rpsK gene encoding 30S ribosomal protein S11, encoding MAQNKRKDKAKKRVVVVESVGQVHIRASFNNIIISITNSNGQVISWASAGKMGFRGSKKNTPYAAQTAAQNCAQVAFDLGMRKAEIFVKGPGSGRESAIRTIQNAGIEVTTIRDITPLPHNGCRPPKRRRV
- the rpsM gene encoding 30S ribosomal protein S13, whose protein sequence is MARISGVDIPDRKRGEIALTYIFGIGRSTAKKILDKAGVDLDKKVLDWTDEESGAIRSVISGEYKVEGALKSEVQLSIKRLMDIACYRGLRHRKGLPLRGQRTKNNSRTRKGKRKTIANKKKATK
- the rpmJ gene encoding 50S ribosomal protein L36, with translation MKVKASVKKRSVDCKVIRRKGKVYVINKKNPRYKQRQG
- the infA gene encoding translation initiation factor IF-1; translated protein: MAKQASIEQDGVILEALSNAMFRVVLENKHEVIAHISGKMRMHYIKILPGDRVKLEMSPYDLSKARIVYRYK
- the map gene encoding type I methionyl aminopeptidase, with product MIYLKTEEEINLIKESAQVLGKAHAEVAQWIKPGITTKKLDTIAEDYIRSYGGIPSFKGFNNFPASLCMSVNEVVVHGIPGNYELKDGDIVSIDCGVKLNGFHSDSAYTYPVGEVSKEVMDLLTATKKSLYKGIEQAVDGLRIGDIGFAVQHYCEERGYTVVRELVGHGVGRELHEGPEVPNYGKRGKGLRLKEGMVLAIEPMINLGTKSVMQERDGWTIRTTDRKYSAHFEHTVVVRKGKAEILTTFDYIEQVTANTSLMVEVK
- the secY gene encoding preprotein translocase subunit SecY; translated protein: MKRFFETIKHIFSIEELRTRILNTLLFITIFRLGSYVALPGVEPDQMNFSSQGLLGLLDTFLGGAFSKASIFALGIMPYISASIAIQLLTMALPYFQKMQKEGESGRKKLNQITRVLTIVVTLVQGTAYLNTTVPDEALLVSRSLFSVSSVFVLAAGTMFCMWLGERITDKGVGNGISMLIMIGIVSRFPGAILKEFSSRGSGQILLFVLEIVALYFVIMGAVMLTQAVRRIPIQYAKQVVGNRVMGGQRQYLPLKLNAAGVMPIIFAQALMFIPSLGASYFAEKSDFASNVATIFANYTTWQYNLLFAFLIIVFTFFYTAISVNPQQIADDMKRGGGFIPGVKPGQQTSEYISSVLDRITFPGSLMLAIVATLPAFASLAGVSTDFAHFFGGTSLLIMVGVVLDTLQQVESYLLMRRYEGLMKSGRVKGRTESVAI
- the rplO gene encoding 50S ribosomal protein L15, translated to MNLSSLKPAAGSVKIGKRVGRGQGSGLGGTSARGHKGAQSRSGYSRKVGFEGGQMPLQRRLPKFGFNNINRVEYKALNLDAIQALVEKTNATVITLELIRENGLCAKKDLVKILNRGEITSAVEIQANGFSASAIEAIEKAGGKAVTL
- the rpmD gene encoding 50S ribosomal protein L30 encodes the protein MSKVRITQVKSVIDRPERQKLTIKALGLGKINRSVEQENTDAIAGMIRKVSHLVTVEEI
- the rpsE gene encoding 30S ribosomal protein S5 produces the protein MSTNTKPSKVNESDLKERVVAINRVAKVVKGGRRFSFSAIVVVGDGKGVVGHGLGKANEVTDAIAKGIDDAKKNLIQIPMLKNTVPHAMEGKFSGGFVLIKPAAPGTGVLAGGPMRAVLESAGIKDVLAKSKGSSNPHNVIKATIDALLKMRAPHQVAFQRGVKLDKVFNG
- the rplR gene encoding 50S ribosomal protein L18, with the translated sequence MATSKVDRRQRLKYHIRKKVKGSAERPRLSVFRSNTSIYAQIIDDVQGITLVSASTLDLGERKESSNVEAALAVGKKIAEKAQAAGILAVVFDRNGYLYHGKVKALAEGAREGGLKF
- the rplF gene encoding 50S ribosomal protein L6, with product MSRIGNKLITIPAGVTISVSDDNLVSVKGPKGTLTQSVDTDIAIEIEGNELKVKRPSEQKRHKALHGLYRSLINNMVIGVASGYKKEMEIIGVGYKASAVGNVLELQLGYSHNIFMSIPEELKLTTTSEKGQNPKVILEGIDKELIGSVAAKIKSLRKVEPYKGKGIRFVGEIVRRKAGKSAKK